The window AAAGAGCAGAATTGCGTATCTGAGAGGACAGGTTCTTGAAAATCTTGGCCAGAATGATAAAGCCAGAGAAAGCTATACCTCAGCTTATAAGTATGCCAACGATTTTGAATTTGAAGTAAAATCCCAAATTGCCATTGCCAAAACTTTTAACGGTAAAGGCGACTATGCCGGAGCGAAAAATTATCTGGAAGGCATCAGTAAGAAAGGGACCTACGGATCCCGAAAGAATGAATTTTACTATGCTTTAGGACTAATGGCCAATAAAGCGGGAAAGAAAGATGAAGCCCAGCAGTTTTTCAGAAAATCACTTTTTGAAAAGGTTTCAGACCCTCAGATCCGCGGACTGGCATACTATGAAATAGGAAAAAGCTACCTGGAAAAGAATGACTATATCGGTGCGGGAAGCTATTACGATTCTGCACTTGCCGTAATGACTTATGAGCCTTCAAAAATCTTATTAAAAGATCAGTCTGAATACATTAAAAAGATTTCCAAAAACTACTATCTGATCAAAAAGAATGACAGTATTCTTTCTTTGGCTAAGATGGATAATACACAGAAAACAGACTACTTTACAAAATATATTGCCAAATTAAAGAGTAAAGAAGAGAAGGAAGAACAGGAAAGAAAACGTGCTGAAAGAAGCAAAGGATTTGATACCGGAGATTACAGTGCCAATTCTATTTTCGCCAATGGTTCTGCCAATTCTTTTGAAGATTTTGGGGTTACCACCAAATCATTTTACTTCAGCAATACCGGAACGGTAAGCAAGGGAACCTCTACATTTAAGCAGGTGTGGGGAGATCGTGCACTTGCCGATAACTGGCGTTTTTCTAAGAAAATGGCTTCTATTGAGGATATGAAGAATGAAGCGCTGGGAGTAACTTCTGCGCCTAACCCAAGACGTTTTGAACCTGCTTATTATATTGAGCAGATTCCTACGGATCAGGGTAAATTATCCCAGCTAAAAAAAGACAGGGACACTGCTTCTTTAGGGCTTGGAATTATGTATCAGAATTACTTTACCAACACTCCCCTGGCTACCAAAACACTGTATGATCTTGTGGATGTAAAGCCGGAAGAGAAAGTAATGCTCCAGGCATTGTATGAGATTTTCGCCATGAATTATGAGAAAAATCCGCAGGCATCTGAAAGAGCAAAACAAATTCTGTTGACAGACTATCCATATACTTCTTATGCAGAATTTGCCAGAAATCCTAAAAATCAGTCTTTCGTAAAATCCACTGAAGATGTTGAAAATGAATACAAAAAGGCGTATGCTTTGTTTGAATCTGAAAAATTTGCGGAAAGTAAAGACATCATAGATCAGACTATCCAGAAATTCCCTAAAGATGCCCTGGTTCCTAAGCTGTATCTGCTCAATGCATTCAACGCGGGAAAATCCAGCGGAAAAGAAGTGATGATTCTACAGCTTGAACAAATTGCCTTGAATTATGCAAAGACTCCTGAAGGTGTAAGAGCTAAAGAAATGCTGAATTATCTGAAAAGTGATCTCAGCTTCCAGGCAACGGATAATAAAGGAAATATGATCCCGCAGCAACAGCCCGGGGAAAGGCCTTCTCAGCCTAACACCCCGAATGGAACTGGTATTCCGCAAATGAACGAAGGGAAAGTACAGCAACTGGAAAATGCAACCCTCCAGCCTCAGAATATGGGTGCTGCTCCTCCGCCAAAAACAAATCCTTCCCAGCAAAAGGATAAAAAACCAAACGAAAACAGGCCGCCGTCGGGCAAACCGCCAGGACCTCAATAAATAAAAAAAGCGAAGATTTACTCTTCGCTTTTCTTTTTCTTTACTCCATGAAAATCTTTGAGATAGAAAGGCTCAAAATAGGCCATATCTTCAAATTCTTTCTTTTCTATTTTTTCCAGTGTCTTTCTGATAAGATATTGGGAAGAAGGATAAACATTCTCATTAAAAATAGCCTCAGGCAGATTGAGTATTTCTTTTGCCTTTTT of the Chryseobacterium aureum genome contains:
- the porW gene encoding type IX secretion system periplasmic lipoprotein PorW/SprE produces the protein MRKNILFLLVICLVASCATKTKKPEQRSKLLKGFSTYYNTLFNAKDALNSEFTTRDKGHKDNFYAPYIPILTYEDQPLGSDLGQSEAFAENSMRMAEVANKPAGRNASGPPGMSGGGPSGTGRPDGEQTKGATTLEIAEAKALKAINKYSVTRNGEEKNKTIFDAYMILAQARIYRGKSLEALDALNYVFTHMKDDKRIPLARIYQGLAYDKIKDYHRAHETFAKLKGDDINKSYQKLLSIYYAESLLDAGKKEEAAKELDDAFELNGNRKLKSRIAYLRGQVLENLGQNDKARESYTSAYKYANDFEFEVKSQIAIAKTFNGKGDYAGAKNYLEGISKKGTYGSRKNEFYYALGLMANKAGKKDEAQQFFRKSLFEKVSDPQIRGLAYYEIGKSYLEKNDYIGAGSYYDSALAVMTYEPSKILLKDQSEYIKKISKNYYLIKKNDSILSLAKMDNTQKTDYFTKYIAKLKSKEEKEEQERKRAERSKGFDTGDYSANSIFANGSANSFEDFGVTTKSFYFSNTGTVSKGTSTFKQVWGDRALADNWRFSKKMASIEDMKNEALGVTSAPNPRRFEPAYYIEQIPTDQGKLSQLKKDRDTASLGLGIMYQNYFTNTPLATKTLYDLVDVKPEEKVMLQALYEIFAMNYEKNPQASERAKQILLTDYPYTSYAEFARNPKNQSFVKSTEDVENEYKKAYALFESEKFAESKDIIDQTIQKFPKDALVPKLYLLNAFNAGKSSGKEVMILQLEQIALNYAKTPEGVRAKEMLNYLKSDLSFQATDNKGNMIPQQQPGERPSQPNTPNGTGIPQMNEGKVQQLENATLQPQNMGAAPPPKTNPSQQKDKKPNENRPPSGKPPGPQ